A stretch of the Catalinimonas alkaloidigena genome encodes the following:
- a CDS encoding cache domain-containing protein, producing MNRRIGTKIALLVTSMLLLSALAISLTALYSIRVRGQKEIDSFQEAQLEVTRQSLRDLVSTAYDLIQLHHQQSEDPTQVLAAIRQLPAYTQDSTAATLDDATLLAMYGEQGREALLQRALATLAALRFDGEEGYFWVTDNQLPYPTMLMHAEKPANAGKVMSDSQYNVEKTQGLNIYQKRVALCQASGEGFVEYYIEKPGITQKFSKLSFSRLYPPLGWVVSTGIYIDQIEAMVALKQREVNQELKRITVMLVLLTLSVVSLAAFLIYRFSHRLSRDISSIQRTLKELALGKIVEPLCLDRTDELHLITGSVNDLITGFNQYSGFAKQIGEGNMGEVFQPLSEEDVLGNELLQMRDKLQQNAEEAERRTWASTGLADLSEILRKQESDLAPLGDHLLRHLATYLKINQGVLYLVADQEEEPRMQLLSCYAYGRKKFTKGSIALGEGLVGQCWFEKQALVLSEIPEDYVAITSGTGQALPRNIVILPLLYNEAVLGVLELASFRALLPHEIEFLEQISTSIGATISSVRINAQTKALLEESRTLAEELQAQEEELRQNQEEMVATNEEMQRIQRELQEENQHLRAEIAQLTTKPAATTTPEV from the coding sequence ATGAATCGAAGAATTGGAACCAAAATCGCGCTTCTGGTCACTTCTATGCTGTTGCTGTCGGCGCTCGCCATCAGCCTTACTGCTCTATACAGCATTCGAGTACGTGGTCAAAAAGAAATTGACTCCTTTCAGGAGGCACAATTGGAAGTAACGCGCCAAAGCCTCCGTGACCTAGTCTCAACGGCCTATGACCTTATTCAACTTCATCACCAGCAAAGCGAGGATCCAACCCAGGTTTTGGCGGCCATCCGCCAACTGCCGGCGTACACACAAGACAGCACTGCCGCCACCCTCGACGACGCGACGCTGCTGGCTATGTACGGGGAGCAGGGGCGCGAAGCCCTCTTGCAACGTGCGTTAGCCACCCTGGCTGCGCTGCGTTTCGATGGAGAGGAAGGCTATTTTTGGGTGACCGACAACCAGCTACCCTATCCTACGATGTTGATGCATGCCGAAAAACCGGCCAATGCAGGAAAAGTCATGAGCGATTCCCAATACAACGTGGAAAAAACGCAGGGACTCAACATCTACCAGAAACGCGTCGCGTTGTGTCAGGCCTCAGGAGAGGGATTTGTTGAATACTACATCGAAAAGCCAGGAATAACGCAAAAATTCAGCAAACTTTCGTTTTCGCGGCTGTACCCACCGCTGGGTTGGGTGGTTTCTACCGGTATCTACATCGATCAGATTGAAGCCATGGTGGCCCTCAAACAGCGGGAGGTCAATCAGGAACTTAAACGCATCACGGTTATGCTGGTACTGCTGACCCTAAGCGTCGTGAGCTTGGCGGCCTTCCTGATCTACCGGTTTAGCCATCGGCTGTCGCGCGACATCAGCAGCATTCAACGCACCCTGAAAGAACTGGCTCTGGGCAAAATCGTAGAACCCCTCTGCCTGGACCGTACCGACGAACTCCACCTCATTACCGGATCGGTCAACGACCTGATTACCGGCTTTAATCAGTACAGCGGGTTTGCCAAACAGATTGGCGAAGGAAACATGGGGGAAGTCTTTCAGCCCCTGAGCGAAGAAGATGTCTTGGGCAACGAATTGCTGCAAATGCGTGACAAGCTTCAGCAGAACGCCGAAGAAGCCGAACGAAGAACCTGGGCCTCAACCGGCCTGGCGGACCTTAGTGAAATCCTACGAAAGCAGGAAAGCGATCTGGCCCCCCTGGGCGATCACTTGCTCCGGCACCTGGCCACCTACCTGAAGATCAATCAGGGCGTGTTATACCTTGTGGCCGACCAAGAGGAAGAGCCACGGATGCAGCTACTTTCCTGCTATGCGTACGGTCGCAAGAAATTCACGAAAGGGTCCATTGCCCTGGGCGAGGGATTGGTGGGGCAATGCTGGTTTGAAAAGCAAGCCCTCGTTTTGTCGGAAATTCCGGAAGACTACGTCGCCATTACCTCAGGAACCGGACAGGCTTTGCCCCGAAACATTGTCATCTTACCCCTCTTGTACAACGAGGCGGTGTTGGGTGTTTTGGAACTGGCCAGCTTCCGTGCGTTGCTGCCACACGAGATAGAGTTTCTGGAACAGATCAGCACCAGCATCGGTGCCACCATCAGTTCGGTACGCATCAATGCGCAGACCAAAGCCCTGCTGGAGGAAAGCCGCACGCTGGCCGAAGAACTCCAGGCACAAGAAGAAGAATTGCGCCAGAACCAGGAAGAGATGGTCGCGACCAACGAAGAAATGCAGCGCATCCAACGCGAACTACAGGAAGAGAATCAGCACTTGCGGGCTGAAATCGCCCAACTGACTACCAAACCGGCTGCCACTACGACTCCGGAAGTATGA